Part of the Sporomusa termitida genome, TCATGGCCAAACGGGCCAACGGCGAGGGAACCATTTGCCGCCACAGCAACGGCCTGTGGATGGCGGCCGTCACAATCGGACGGGACGCCGCAACCGGCAAATCCATTCGCAAATACTGCTACGGCAAAACCAAAGCAGAAGTCCAGCAAAAAAAAGATGCCCTGATCGAACAAAGCAGAGGACCGGTCTACATCGACGCCGACAAAGTCACCGTCGGCCAGTGGGTGGAAAAATGGCTAAACATCTATGCCAGGGCCAGTGTCCGGGAAAATACCTTTATGGGCTACCGCTCCATCGTCACCACTCACAATCAGCCCCACCTCGGTGCGATCAAGCTGCAGAAGCTCCGGGGCATCGACATCCAATACATGATCAATTACATCCGGGACCATGGCGGCAGTCCGCGTCTGGCCGAACTGGCCTTTGCCATCCTGCGCATTGCCCTGAACAAAGCGTTTAACGAAGAGCTCCTGCACCGGCTGCCTTTCAAAATCGTAACCCTGCCCAGGAAGCGGCGCACCGAATTTACACCGCTGACCACGCAGGAATGGGCACGCCTCTTCGCGGCCGCCAAAGCCGATCCCGAAATGTATACCGTCCTGTCCCTCGAATGGGCCACCGGTATCACCCGCTCCGAACTGCTGGGATTAAAGTGGATAGACTTTAATTTCAGCAACGACACTGTCAGTATCCAGCGGGCCGCCATTATCACCGACAAGGGACTGAAACTTGATGATACCAAAACCGATGCCCGCCGGCGGGTGCTGCCCCTGCCGGAAGTGACGATGCAGGAGATCCGGCTGCACCAGGAACGGCAGAACATCCTGATCAAGTCCAGAGGCCGGTCCTGGCAGAAAAACAACCTGGTCTTTCCCGATAACAACGGCAGAATCCAGGACCCGAAAAAATGGTCCCAGCGGTTCAAACTCACCGCCCAGGCGGCAGGGCTTACGCTTACCTTCCATAAACTACGCCACGATCATGCCAGCCGCCTCTCGGCAAACGGCGCCAGCATCAAGGATGCCCAGTACCGTCTGGGCCACAGCACCACGCAGATGCTGCTCAATGTCTATACCCACCAAAGAATATCCGGCGGTCAGGAACAAATCGCCTTATGGCTGAATTCTTCTTTTCCGGCCGCTCCGAACAATCATGAAACACCACTTAATTAGCATGACAGAAAATGCAGTTACAGCCGCGTTGTTGTACGGTTGTTGTAAAACTGCTATGAAAACGACAAAAAAGGCTTTACGAAAGTATCGTAAAACCTTTGAAATATCAATGGCGACCCCGGCAGGATTCGAACCTGCGACCTTTTGATTCGTAGTCAAACGCTCTATCCAGCTGAGCTACGGAGTCTCTTTATACTAGCCAAAAGCATTCTACCATACTCTTTCAGTTAAAGTCAAGGCGCTTACCAAAAAGCCCTCTTTATTATCCACATGCACGTTATCCTACTTATCCACAGCAAAAATCCTTATATCGTCACTATTTATCTCTTCATCCACAGATTTTTCCCACAAACAATCACATGGTTATCCACAATTTCACGTGTTTTGGGGATAAGTTTGTGGATAAGTCTATTATATGCCTAATAAAAAGCAATAGTGTGATATTTCATCACGCTACCGGCCGGCTCCAATCAACATGGACACCTGTTTTTTCCCAGATGCGGGTAAGGGCTGTTTTAAGCTGCTCGGCACTTTCTGCAGGACGAATTGTAACATCCTTAAAATCCATAAGGCCTTCACCAGCTACCCGGATTATATGTTCTGATGCGAGATAAGCTTCAATAATTTGGCGGGTGGCAGCATCGTCAAAGGCTACTTTAACAGACTTACTCCTCTCGTCGTACTCAATATATCCGCACTTACTATTATGCTGAACAGCCACTTTAAAATTCTTTTGCATAAATACAACCTCTTTTCCAATAAAATATAGCTTATAATACTATATATTACACCGGCAGGATAAACTCCTGCCTTATTTATTATTGTTACTCAGCCCGCTTATATAATGGTTTAAGGCGCTGCTCGATTGTAATATTTTGAACCTGTACAGCCGCTTGTGCCTCAGCATAAAACTCCAACTGGCTATTTACCATTTTACCGCGCTTATCAACGCGTCGGTAGGTGCCATCTTTTTTCATAATATACGCTTTTTGGTTGTCTGTGAGGGAAATTTCCAAAATATCTTTGATTCTTTTAATATGGTTCAAATCCTCAATAGGGAAAAATAACTCTACCCTCTCATTAAGATTCCGTGGCATCCAATCAGCGCTCGATAAAAACACCCGCTCATTGCCACCATTGCCAAAATAAAATATGCGATGATGCTCCAGGTAGCGCCCGACAACACTACGGACCGTTATATTATCACTTACACCAGCCACACCAGGCCTAAGAACACAAATACCCCGTACAATCAGGTCAATCTTAACACCTTGGCAGGAGGCCTCATACAGCTTGAGAACAATATCTTTATCCACAAGTGAATTCATTTTGGCAATAATCCGTCCGCCTCTACCACCTGTTGCAAACTCAATCTCCCGGTCAACCAATTCCTTAATTTTTTCCCGCAGCCCCAGCGGGGCCACAACAATTTTATTCCATACCGGCGGGTCAGAGTAACCTGACAATACGTTAAAAAAGGCAGAGGCATCAGCCCCAAACTGATCATTAGCCGTAAATAACCCCAAATCGGTGTACAGTTTGGCAGTAGCATCATTATAGTTGCCTGTTCCCATGTGAACATAACGTTTAATGCCGTCCTGCTCCTGCCTGACCACCAATATCATTTTGGCGTGGGTTTTCAATCCCACCAGACCATAAATAACATGACAACCTGCTTCCTCCAGGCGTTTAGCCCAGAGAATATTATTTTCTTCATCAAACCTGGCTTTTAGCTCGACAAGCACGGTAACCTGCTTGCCATTTTCTGCAGCCTGAGCCAATGATTTTACGATTGGCGAATTACCACTCACCCGGTACAAGGTCTGTTTAATCGCCAAAACCTTAGGATCCCATGCCGCCTGACGAACAAATTCCACTACCGGCTCAAAAGATTCATAAGGGTGATGCAACAGAATATCCCGCTCACGGAGAGCTTCAAATAAATTATCACTGCCAATAAGATCCTGGGCCAGTTGCGGCCCCATCGGGCTGTAGCGAAGGTGCTCCAGTCCCGGGGCCTCACTAAACTTGAAAAAGCAGGTAACATCAAGTGGTCCCGGAATCTCATAGACATCCTGCTCTTCAATATTAAGTGTTTGCACTAATAACTCTTTTAATTGCTTATTATTGGTTTTACCTATCTCCAGCCTCACAGCCTGGCCTCGCTTGCGCTGTCGCAGCGATTTTTCAACTTCGGCCAGAAGATCTTCAGCATCCTCCTCATCAATGGAGAGGTCAGCATTTCTTGTTATCCGGAATGGCACTATATCTTTAATAATGAAACCATGGAACAGGTGTGCACAATAATGTTTGATAATATCTTCTAAAAATACAAACTGCCGTTTACTTCCCTCAGAAGGCGCTTCGATGATACGGGGCAAAACGCCGGGGACCTGAATGACGGCGGCATGGGTCTCGCCCCGCTCACGGCCCAAAAACACAGCCAGATTAAGGCTGCGGTTGGCCAGAAAGGGAAAGGGATGACCGGCATCCACGGCCATGGGGGTTATAACAGGAAAAATAGTATTGTTATAATAATTCTCAACCCATTCAAGCACCCGATCATCGAGGCTGTTGATATCGGCAAAATTAATATCGGCCCCTTCCAGTTCCTTAAGAATATTTTTTAAATACCTGTATTTTAACTTAACCAATTCATGGGTATCTTCAGCGATACTTGCCAGTTGTTGTCTGACCGTCAGGCCGGCCGCATCAGTTTTATTGATACCGCTTTCAAATTGATGTTTAAGCCCAGCCACACGAATCATAAAAAACTCATCTAAATTTGAACTGGTAATGGCAATAAACTTGAGGCGCTCTATCAGTGGCTTATGTTTGACGTCGGCCTCTCCCAGCACCCTCCGGTTAAACTTGATCCAACTTAATTCCCGGTTAAAGAAGAATTCGGGATTGTCATGGATATCACAGTCTCTGGCATTTGCCATAATCATTACCCCGCCCTTCTAATCAATATTGCTTTTATGCCAAAAACATCTTCAAAAAAATCAGCTTTCTCCGCAAAAGTCCACCTTTCCAGCGACATATCCTCACTACTGACTACAGTTATAATCATTTCATCGCCCCGCAGTACAACATCGGCTTGGCTGACTTTTTGCCGATGGCTGCGATCAATGGCATCGGCAATCCGTATGATGGCAGAAAGCTTGGAAACCGTCACTTTTTGCCCTGGCGTTAAACTGGCCCAGTTAGTATCAGTGTCGGCGGGAGTGCCTTTGGAATGATAAAATGCTATATTGGCCATTATATGTCTCTCGGCTTCTGAAAAACCCATAATATCTGAAGAAATAATTAAACGGTAAGAATAGAAATAATGACGTCTTAAATTAACGTATTTGCCAATATCATGCAGAATGGCGGCCACTTTTAAGAGGCGCCTGTGGCGCTCGCCCAGGCCATGCACACGGGCCAGTTTATCAAACAGGAGTAACGACCACTTTTCGACAGCGGCCGCATGATTAGGATCATAATAATATTTTTTGCCTATCTCCCAGCATAAACTAATCAGTTGATCTTCAATCAGCTGCTTATGTTCATGGCCGGTCTTTTCAGCAATATGTTTAATAATAACGCCATCAATAAACTGATCGCTCGGAATTGCAATCTCTTCGGGGTTAGTGAGTGATATAATCTTTTTGTAAAGCACGATCGTAGGCAATACAATCTCGGCTTTATTTTCAGTAAGATCAAAATTCTTTATAATCTGCGGCAGATTAAGTGAACCAACCTGCTTATAGAGATTGTTAAATTCGGACAGACTGACAAAGGTAACCCGTCCTTGCTCTTTCCCCAGCATTTTTAACAGCAGCTTAGTCTCAGGCCCTGATAGTATCAGCCGCTTAATATTATGCTGGCACATTTCCTTCTCTACCGGCTCGATAGTACTGCTTATATATTGGGATAATGCTTCATGAAAATGGGCTGAATCACGCTGGCTTTTATCAAAGCTTTCTTTAATCCTCAGCGCCCCGATATGGATATTTTGCTGATAAGTAAGGCTGCCCTCTTTGTATAGTGTAAAGCCAAGTCCACCAGAAGAAATATCGACAAATAGCATACCATCCTTTTGATTCAGCAAGCCCCTTTCGTTTACAGTCTTAACCAGGGAAACATATTTATAAAAAATTTCTTGTGGCATGTCAACAACTTCCACATTAAAACCACTCTTCACTTTTATCTGGTCAATAATGTACGGTTGGTTTTGCGCTTCACGGATAGCAGTAGTTGCTACCAAACGATAATCACGCACCCCATATTCAGTAAGTAAACGGCGGTAGCCCTTTAACAGTTCACAAACTTCGCTTACGGCGCCAAAGCTGACACGCCCGGTTTTAAAGGTTTCCTCACTTAACATTACCTGTCGATAGCTCTGTTCAACGATTCGAACATCATCCAGTGTGGTATATTCGACAATCTGAACACCGATCTGCTCTGAACCAACATGAATGGCAGCAAACCGGTCCGGAGCATGTCTGGCCATTGTCTGCCCCCCCTAAATATCTTGATTTTATATAATATGCTCTAATTCGACATTAACAACCAAAAATCCTATCATTTTTGGGACTTAATACTAAATTAACAGTAAATTAATGATATTATCCTTTAGCAACATTTTTTTGCGAATGATACATTTTGGTAGTCTAATCTAGCAGGATTTTATAAATAATAGCAATAACTATGTTATACTAAATTGTTAGTCCAAAAGTGTTAGGAGCTGAACTATTTTGACAGAACGGGTAGCAATCATCGACCTGGGTTCGAATTCAGCCCGCCTGATTGTTATGCACATCTACCACAATGGCGCTTATAACCTCGTATACAATCAAAAAGAAACAGTACGTCTGAGCGAAGGCTTAGCCGAAACCGGGGTATTAGCCCGTGATTCAATGTGGCGGGCCATTGGCACGCTTAAAATTTTTGCCCATATGTGCCAATTAGTAAAAGTTGATAAAATCCTTGCAGTCGCAACAGCCGCTGTTCGTATCGCTAAAAACGGCAGTGAATTCATCAATCTGGCACAGCAGCATACCGGCATCCCGCTGCAGGTTATCAGCGGAGAAGCCGAAGCCCACTTAGGCTTTACAGGTATCATAAATACCATTGATGTTGACAGTGCGCTTCTTTTCGACTTAGGCGGTGGCAGTACCGAAATAACTTTGGTAAAGGACCGGCAGCCGGTCGAGGTTTTTAGCCTGCCGTTTGGCGCTGTCAATCTTACCGAAAAAATTGGTTGCCAGGATAAGGTAAGCGAAATACAGTTAGCAGCCATGCGCGGACATATTATCACACGACTGGAACGACTGCCTTGGCTGAAGCGGCTGGGGCTGCCTATTGTTGGTGTCGGCGGCACAGCCCGCAATATTGCTAAGATGGACCAGAAGCGCAAAAACTACCCGTTTCCCAAAGTTCACAACTACAGGCTTGGAGCGATGGCTTTCGATGAATTGTGGCGGACGCTTACTAAAACTAATCTGACTCAGCGCCGTAAATTTCCTGGACTGAGTACGGAACGGGCTGATATTATTATCGCCGGAACAACCATCGTCAAATCACTGATTGATCTGTCACTGTCGACTAATATTATCATTAGTGGCTGCGGTGTACGGGAAGGAATGTTTCTTAATTACTATCTAGCCAAACAGCAGCACTCTGAGATTATTCCTGATATCCTGATGCATTCAACCCACAATATGCTATTATTTTACAAAGGCAATGAAACGCATGCCTATCATGTAGCCAAGCTTGCTGAAACTATGTTTGACAGCTGGCAGCCTGTTTTAAGATTAGACAGTCGTGATAGAAAGCTGCTGAGAGTAGCAGCATTATTGCACGATATAGGCATTACCATCAACTATTATGATCACGCACGTCACAGTGCTTACCTTGTGGAAAACGCCCGCCTCTTTGGCTTAACTCATCGTGAACAAATGCTGGCGGCAGTGGTTGTTGGCTGGCATAATGGCCCCTCAGCCAAATATATCCGCAATAAACTATATAATGAATTTCTTGACCAGCATGACTGGCAGACGGCCCGCAAGCTGGCACTCCTTGTTGCTTTAGCTGAGAGCTTGGAAACAACTCAGCTGGGACTGGTGCATGATGTTATTCCCTCGTTTTCCTATAGCCAGGCTCATTTGCGCCTGTTAACAGCTGATCCGGTAACGATTGAGCGGCAGGCTATAGATCAACATCGTAAATGGTTCAAAAAAGAGACGGGACTAGAGTTAACAATCAGCTAATAAAATAACACCGGCGGGATATATCCGACCACCGGTGTTATTTTATTAGCGGTTCTAACCGCATAATGCCCCGTCCAGCATGAATACGGGGGCTGCAAGGCCGGAAATAGCATTAGGTACTGCTTGCTGCACCACACCTTTGCAGCGCAATAAGTTATGTTATTCAGTTACATTTATAGCAATTAAGTGCATACTTTTTTTTATTTGCCAAATTATAGATAAAAGGATAAAATAAAGATGTCTATGCGATTTTTCTAGGAGGAAAACGCTATGCCTGCAGACTTTTTATACCCAGCTTCAGGCCTTACACTTCTACCCGAATTTATACGCAAGGTCTTCCCTATGGTTGAACAGGAACTTTCATCCTGGCAGCGGTATGCCGAGGAAAACGGTATGCGGGAATTAGCCGACCAAGCCTTGGCTAGTCTTCATTCCAAAAAATTTCATTGTCAGGGCGGTAGTATCTACAGCCTGTATAAAGGCGTGCCTACCCGTGAATTTGTGCGTCTGATAGTAGCGCTCCAGACCATAAGTGATTATCTCGACAATTTATGTGACCGTGCCGGTTTTACAGATGAAGGAGCCTTTCGCCAACTCCATTTGGCAATAACTGATGCGCTTGATCCCGCCACACCGCTTAATCAGTACTATATCAACTACCCCTTCAAAGATGATGGCGGCTATTTGACAAAGCTGGTTAACACCTGCCGTGATGAAATCTTAAAACTGCCGGCCTATCATTTAGTCAAAACAGAACTTCTCCGGCAAGCTGTACTCTATAGTGAGCTTCAGACCTACAAGCACCTTGACCTTGCCATAAGGGAAAAAAAAATGCTTGACTGGATAAATTGCCACCTACCAAAATACCAGGGAATCAGGCCATGGGAATTTGCTGCCGCTACCGGCTCAACATTAGGGATGTTTATGTTGTGTGCTGCCGCTTATAATCCAAAACTCACACAAAACCAGGCTGATCAGATTTCCTGCGCTTACTTTCCCTGGATTAACGGCTTACATATCCTTTTGGATTATTTTATTGACGGAGACGAAGACCGCCTGAGTGGCGATCTTAACTTTGTTGCTTATTATCCGAGTCATCAGGAAACGCTGGACCGGCTGACTTATTTTAGCAAAGAAGCCCGACGCCGGATAGCGTTGCTGCCGGAACCAGCCTTTGGCCTCACGGTAGTTAACGGTCTGCTGGCGATGTACCTGTCCGACCCCAAGACCGACGCGCCGGCCGAACGCGCGATTCGGGACAGTCTGCTGGATTCGGCGGGATTGTATCCCCGGTTCATGTACAGGCTATGCCGATTGCTCAGAAAAAAAAGTATTCTTTAATTAAAAAAGTGAGCTTCGGCTAAGCTCTTTAGGCTGTCGGCAAAAGCCGCCTATATGTTTGGTATAGAGTTTCTTATCCCTGACTTGCATTAAGATTTTATAAATTATGACGGCCACAAAGAGGGATTGCTACTTCTGCAGTTAGCAATCCCTCTTTGAATTTTTGATTACCCTCAGAGCTTGCTTTGGCTAACAGCTTTAATTATCGCTAAAGCATAGTTACCGCTATTGTAAAGATCCTCTTCTTTAATGAATTCATCGGTGGTATGCACCTTGGACATGCCTGTGCCAAGTACTGCCGTCGGCACGCCAAAGCTGTTGAAATAATTGGCATCACTACCACCGCCGGTGGCTTTGATGACTGGTTTCAGGCCGATGGTTTCGGCCGCCTGGCGAGCCAGCATCACTACCGGCGCGGACTCGGACAACACATAAGCATCATACTCTTTACTAATTTTAACCTCACAGCGGCCACCGGCGGCTTTAACCGTCTCTTCAAATACTTGACGCATATGCTCGGTTTGTGCTGCCAGCTTGCCGGCGCTGCGGCTGCGGGCCTCGGCCTTGATTTGAACTATATCTGGTACAATATTAGTCGCTGAACCGCCTTGGATACTACCAATATTGGCTGTAGTCTCAAAATCAATACGGCCGTCTTTGACTGCCGTCAAAGCCTTACCGGCCAGGATAATGGCATTAAGTCCCTCTTCAGGGGCAACGCCGGCATGGGCCTTTTTACCATATACAGTAATATCAATTTTATTTTGGCCAGGAGCCATATTAATAACTTCACCAGGTGATCCACTGGAATCCAGAGCATAGCCAAGATCAGCCCTTAATAAAGCCGGATCAATATTTTTAGAACCGTTAAGGCCGCCTTCCTCGGCAACTGTAAAGATCACCTGAATGCTGCCATGGGCAATATTCAGCTCTTGCACAATTCTCAGGGCTTCCAAAATGGCCACCACGCCGGATTTGTCATCAGCACCCAGAATCGTATCGCCGGATGAGGTAATGATACCTTCTGTCAATACCGGTTTAATATTGTCACAGGGCTCAACACAATCCATGTGGGCGGTAAACAACAGACAAGGGGCCTCGGCCACAGTACCTGGTAAATAACCCAATACATTACCGCAGTTACCGCCGATCTTGCTGCCGGTATTGTCTTCTGACACCTCCATATGTAGGTCAGCCAGTTTTTGTTTAATGATATCAGCCACCTGACGCTCTGCCCGGGTTGAACACTTAATTTGCACTAACTCCAAAAACTCATTTAACATCCGCTTCCGGTTAATTATATGGATCCCCCCTACATATTTATTTAAGCACCCAACCATATTAAAGCTATCATCTGTAGAAAGGGTGCTCATCATGACAAAAACAATCATCCTGGACGGCCATAACCCCAAATTAGCCAATGCTCTTACCGATTATGGGTTTCAGGTTGTGGACATCACTAACCGCTCTAAACCCGGCCATGCTGCTGACGCTTATCTATATACCAGTTACCGGCCTGATACAGACGACTGTCTTACCAGCCGGCCCGGCCACGCTGATATTTGCATTGGTAATTACCATTATAAC contains:
- a CDS encoding Ppx/GppA phosphatase family protein is translated as MTERVAIIDLGSNSARLIVMHIYHNGAYNLVYNQKETVRLSEGLAETGVLARDSMWRAIGTLKIFAHMCQLVKVDKILAVATAAVRIAKNGSEFINLAQQHTGIPLQVISGEAEAHLGFTGIINTIDVDSALLFDLGGGSTEITLVKDRQPVEVFSLPFGAVNLTEKIGCQDKVSEIQLAAMRGHIITRLERLPWLKRLGLPIVGVGGTARNIAKMDQKRKNYPFPKVHNYRLGAMAFDELWRTLTKTNLTQRRKFPGLSTERADIIIAGTTIVKSLIDLSLSTNIIISGCGVREGMFLNYYLAKQQHSEIIPDILMHSTHNMLLFYKGNETHAYHVAKLAETMFDSWQPVLRLDSRDRKLLRVAALLHDIGITINYYDHARHSAYLVENARLFGLTHREQMLAAVVVGWHNGPSAKYIRNKLYNEFLDQHDWQTARKLALLVALAESLETTQLGLVHDVIPSFSYSQAHLRLLTADPVTIERQAIDQHRKWFKKETGLELTIS
- a CDS encoding tyrosine-type recombinase/integrase, with translation MRWQWVIQQQRTAALPPTLPKVVWCVLMAKRANGEGTICRHSNGLWMAAVTIGRDAATGKSIRKYCYGKTKAEVQQKKDALIEQSRGPVYIDADKVTVGQWVEKWLNIYARASVRENTFMGYRSIVTTHNQPHLGAIKLQKLRGIDIQYMINYIRDHGGSPRLAELAFAILRIALNKAFNEELLHRLPFKIVTLPRKRRTEFTPLTTQEWARLFAAAKADPEMYTVLSLEWATGITRSELLGLKWIDFNFSNDTVSIQRAAIITDKGLKLDDTKTDARRRVLPLPEVTMQEIRLHQERQNILIKSRGRSWQKNNLVFPDNNGRIQDPKKWSQRFKLTAQAAGLTLTFHKLRHDHASRLSANGASIKDAQYRLGHSTTQMLLNVYTHQRISGGQEQIALWLNSSFPAAPNNHETPLN
- a CDS encoding HD domain-containing protein yields the protein MARHAPDRFAAIHVGSEQIGVQIVEYTTLDDVRIVEQSYRQVMLSEETFKTGRVSFGAVSEVCELLKGYRRLLTEYGVRDYRLVATTAIREAQNQPYIIDQIKVKSGFNVEVVDMPQEIFYKYVSLVKTVNERGLLNQKDGMLFVDISSGGLGFTLYKEGSLTYQQNIHIGALRIKESFDKSQRDSAHFHEALSQYISSTIEPVEKEMCQHNIKRLILSGPETKLLLKMLGKEQGRVTFVSLSEFNNLYKQVGSLNLPQIIKNFDLTENKAEIVLPTIVLYKKIISLTNPEEIAIPSDQFIDGVIIKHIAEKTGHEHKQLIEDQLISLCWEIGKKYYYDPNHAAAVEKWSLLLFDKLARVHGLGERHRRLLKVAAILHDIGKYVNLRRHYFYSYRLIISSDIMGFSEAERHIMANIAFYHSKGTPADTDTNWASLTPGQKVTVSKLSAIIRIADAIDRSHRQKVSQADVVLRGDEMIITVVSSEDMSLERWTFAEKADFFEDVFGIKAILIRRAG
- a CDS encoding M20/M25/M40 family metallo-hydrolase — encoded protein: MINRKRMLNEFLELVQIKCSTRAERQVADIIKQKLADLHMEVSEDNTGSKIGGNCGNVLGYLPGTVAEAPCLLFTAHMDCVEPCDNIKPVLTEGIITSSGDTILGADDKSGVVAILEALRIVQELNIAHGSIQVIFTVAEEGGLNGSKNIDPALLRADLGYALDSSGSPGEVINMAPGQNKIDITVYGKKAHAGVAPEEGLNAIILAGKALTAVKDGRIDFETTANIGSIQGGSATNIVPDIVQIKAEARSRSAGKLAAQTEHMRQVFEETVKAAGGRCEVKISKEYDAYVLSESAPVVMLARQAAETIGLKPVIKATGGGSDANYFNSFGVPTAVLGTGMSKVHTTDEFIKEEDLYNSGNYALAIIKAVSQSKL
- a CDS encoding RNA degradosome polyphosphate kinase, with the translated sequence MIMANARDCDIHDNPEFFFNRELSWIKFNRRVLGEADVKHKPLIERLKFIAITSSNLDEFFMIRVAGLKHQFESGINKTDAAGLTVRQQLASIAEDTHELVKLKYRYLKNILKELEGADINFADINSLDDRVLEWVENYYNNTIFPVITPMAVDAGHPFPFLANRSLNLAVFLGRERGETHAAVIQVPGVLPRIIEAPSEGSKRQFVFLEDIIKHYCAHLFHGFIIKDIVPFRITRNADLSIDEEDAEDLLAEVEKSLRQRKRGQAVRLEIGKTNNKQLKELLVQTLNIEEQDVYEIPGPLDVTCFFKFSEAPGLEHLRYSPMGPQLAQDLIGSDNLFEALRERDILLHHPYESFEPVVEFVRQAAWDPKVLAIKQTLYRVSGNSPIVKSLAQAAENGKQVTVLVELKARFDEENNILWAKRLEEAGCHVIYGLVGLKTHAKMILVVRQEQDGIKRYVHMGTGNYNDATAKLYTDLGLFTANDQFGADASAFFNVLSGYSDPPVWNKIVVAPLGLREKIKELVDREIEFATGGRGGRIIAKMNSLVDKDIVLKLYEASCQGVKIDLIVRGICVLRPGVAGVSDNITVRSVVGRYLEHHRIFYFGNGGNERVFLSSADWMPRNLNERVELFFPIEDLNHIKRIKDILEISLTDNQKAYIMKKDGTYRRVDKRGKMVNSQLEFYAEAQAAVQVQNITIEQRLKPLYKRAE
- a CDS encoding tetraprenyl-beta-curcumene synthase family protein — protein: MVEQELSSWQRYAEENGMRELADQALASLHSKKFHCQGGSIYSLYKGVPTREFVRLIVALQTISDYLDNLCDRAGFTDEGAFRQLHLAITDALDPATPLNQYYINYPFKDDGGYLTKLVNTCRDEILKLPAYHLVKTELLRQAVLYSELQTYKHLDLAIREKKMLDWINCHLPKYQGIRPWEFAAATGSTLGMFMLCAAAYNPKLTQNQADQISCAYFPWINGLHILLDYFIDGDEDRLSGDLNFVAYYPSHQETLDRLTYFSKEARRRIALLPEPAFGLTVVNGLLAMYLSDPKTDAPAERAIRDSLLDSAGLYPRFMYRLCRLLRKKSIL